The DNA sequence GCTCGACGCCGGCCTCCGCGCACCAGTTCGCCATCGTCGCGAGGTTGTGCGCGACGGCGGACTCGCTCAGCGTCACGATCGGCGTCGGGAAGTCGCGCAGCAGCGGGCGCGTGCGCGGGAGGTCGGCGACCTCGGCAGAGTCGAACCCGAGCGGTACGGCCTTGTACTGGTCCATGCGCTCCCTCATCGTTGCACCATGCGCAACGCTCGTTGCACTCCGGATGCACTCTTGTCTAGCATGAGCCCAGTCGATCGCGAAAGGCCGCGACCGCACGACGACGAACGGGGAGGACGGATGGCGGCGCCCGCACCCCTGGTCACCATCGGCGAGGCCATGGTCGTGCTCTACCCCGACCACCACCTCCCGCTCGCGGAGGCGCACAGCTTCGGGTCCGATGTCGGCGGCGCGGAGTTCAACGTCGCCACCACGCTCGCCCGGCTCGGCCTCCCGACCGCGTGGGTGTCCCGGCTCGGGGTCGACGGTTTCGGCGACCGCGTCCTCGCGGTCGCGCGCGAGGCCGGCGTGGACGTCTCCGGCGTCGACCGGGACCCGGCCCGCCCGACCGGCCTCTACGTCAAGGAGCCCGTGGCCGGCCCGACCGGCGTGCGGACCCGGATGCACTACTACCGCAGCTGGTCGGCGGCGTCGGCGCTCGATCTGGCGCAGCTCCGGTCGACCGCGACCGCCGCGCTGCTCGGCGGAGCCGCCATCGTCCACACCTCCGGCATCACCCCCGCGCTCTCGGCCTCCACTGCCGAGCTCGCCGCGAACCTCCGTTCCCTCGTCGGCCCGGACACCCTCATCAGCGTCGACCTCAACCTCCGCCCAGCGCTCTGGAGCGGCGGGGACCGCGCCGCTCTCGACAGCCTCGTCGGCCAGGCCGACCTGCTGTTCGCCGGGCACGAGGAGGCCGAGACGCACTTCGGCCACGCGGATCCCGACCGGCTGTTCGCCGCCCTCCCGCGCCTGCGCACGCTCGTTCTCAAGGACGAGGAGCGCCGGGCCTCCGCGTACCGGCGCGACGGCGGCGAGACCCACGTGCCGTGCCTCACGGTGGAGGTCGTCGAACCGGTCGGCGCGGGGGACGCCTTCGCCGCAGGCTTCCTCACGGGACTCGCGGAGGGCCGCGACGACACCGCCGCCCTGCGCCTCGGCCACGCGCTCGCCTCGCTCACCCTGATCGGCCACGGCGACCGGCCGCTGACGGTGCCGTCCCGCGGCGAGCGCGACGCGATCGCGGACGCGCCGGACGAGGTCTGGGAGCGCTGGCGGGTGCACCCGGGCGACATCCCGTGGCACGAGCAGCGGCTGGACGCGGCGCCATGAGCCAGTCCGTCGCCCGCGCCCTCGACCTCCTGGACCTCCTGTCGCGCGGCGTCCGCACGCTGGACGCCCTGTCCGCCGAGCTGGGCGTGCACAAGTCGACCGTCCTCCGCCTGCTGCAGACCCTGGAGTCGCGCGGGTTCGCCGCCCACGACACGGAGCACAGGTACCGGGTCGGCCCCGCCGTGTTCGCGCTGGCATCGGACGCGCTCGACGCCGTCGACGTGCGTGCCGCCGCGGCCCCCATCCTGCGTGCGCTGGCCGCCGATACCGGCCAGACCGTCCACCTGGCGACCTACCAGGACGGCGTCGTCACCTACATCGACAAGGTCGAGTCCCGCCAGGGGCTGCGGATGTACAGCCGGATCGGCCTCCCCGCGGCCATCCACGCGACGGCCGTCGGCAAGGTCCTGCTGGGCGGCCTGGAGCCGTCCGAGCGCGAACGCGTCGCCGCCGGCCTCGACCTGCACCCCTTCACCTCGCGGACCCACACCACCGCCGCCGCTCTGCTCGCCGACGTCGCGGTCAGCTCCGAGCGCGGCTGGGCCGAGGACCACGAGGAGCACGAGACGTTCATGAACTGCGTCGGCGCGCCCGTCCACGGCCCGGACGGACGGGTGGCGGCGGCGGTGTCCATCTCCGTACCGAACGTGGTGCTGCCGCACGACGGCGTGCTCGCGCTGCTGCCTGCGCTGCTGGACGCGACCGCCCGCATCTCGGCGGAACTCGGCGCCCGAACGGCCCGTCCGTCCGCGCCCGTTCCCGTTTCCACTGTTCCCCCACTCAAGGAGACCCCATGACCGACCGCATCGCCGTCACCACCCCGGACGCCCCGGCCCCCGCCCACACCTTCTCCCAAGGCGTCCGGCGCGGCCCGTTCGTCCAGGTCTCCGGCCAGGGCCCGGTCGATCCGGGAACGAACGAATACCTCCACCCCGGCGACGTGAAGGCCCAGACCGAGCGCACCCTCCGCAACGTTGAGGCCATCCTCGCGGCGGCGGGCGCCGGCTTCGACGACGTGATGATGCTGCGCGTCTACCTCACGACGCGCGACGACTTCGCGGCCATGAACGAGGCGTACGGGGAGTTCCTGTCGACGCGGGTCCCCTCCGGCGTGCTGCCGGCCCGCACTACGGTGTTCACGGGGTTGCCGCGCGCGGAGATGCTGGTGGAGATCGACGCGTTCGCGGTGGTCGGCTGACGGACCGCCGACCCCTTCTGACAGTTCACCGCGACCCGCACCGCCGGAACCACCCCGGTGGTACGTTTCGCATGTGAGCCGTATCGTCGCCGTGGCGCCCGTGCTGCCCGCCCGCAGTTACAGCCAGGGCGAGATCACGGCCGCGCTCCTCGCGATGATCACCAGCGACCCGCAGCGCCAGGCCGTCATGCGGCGCATCCACGCATCCAGCGGGGTCGAGACCCGCAGCCTCGTGATGCCGCTCGAGCGGTACAGCTCGCTCGCGTCGTTCCGGGAGTCCAACGATTTCTTCATCGCCGAGGGCACCACGCTCGCCGAGCGCGCCGTGACCCAGGCGCTCGCGACAGCCGGGCTGCGCGCCACCGATGTCGACTACCTCCTCTTCACCTCCGTCACCGGGATCGCCGCGCCCTCCATCGACGCCCAGCTCGTGCAGCGGCTCGGGATGCGGCCCGACGTCAAGCGGCTGCCGAGCTTCGGGCTCGGCTGCGTCGCCGGCGCCGCTGGGATCGCGCGCGTCCACGACTACCTGGCCGGCCATCCCGGCGAGATCGCGGTGCTGCTGTCGGTCGAGCTGTGCTCGCTGACCGTGCAGGCGCGGGATGACTCGATGGCGAACATCGTCGCGAGCGGACTGTTCGGCGACGGCGCGGCGGCGGTCGTGATGGCCGGCGACGACCGGGCCCGCGAGCTGGGCCTCCCGGGTCCGGAGGTCGTCGACACCCGCAGCCGCATCTACCCCGACACGGAGGATGTGATCGGCTGGGACATCGGCGGGACCGGCTTCCGCATCGTCCTGAGCGCCGGCGTCCCCGAGGTCATCGACCGCAACTTCGCCGGCGACGCGCGGGGCCTGCTCGCCGAGCACGGCCTGGAGGTGTCGGACGTGAGCGCGTGGGCGGCGCACCCCGGCGGCCCGAAGGTCCTGGAGGCCTTCGCCCGGTCGCTCGACCTGCCCCCGGACGCCCTCGAGGCGAGCTGGAGGTCGCTGGCACGCGTCGGCAACCTGTCGTCGGCGGCCGTCCTGCACGTGCTGGCCGAGCAGCTGGACGCGCACCCGGCGGGGACCGTCGGCCTGCTGTTCGCGCTCGGGCCCGGGGTGACGAGCGAGCTCGTGCTACTGCGCTGGGCCGCGGGGGCGGAGGGCGCGAGCGTCGCCGGGGCCGCCGCGTGATCTGGTACACGGTCCTCATCCTCGCCACCGGCGCCGAGCGGATCGCCGAGCTCGTCGTCTCCACCCGCAACGCCCGCTGGTCGTTCGCCCGCGGCGGCGTCGAGTACGGGCGTGCGCACTTCCCGCCGATGGTCGCCCTCCACACCGGCCTCCTGCTCGCCTGCCTCGCCGAGGTCTGGCTGCTCGGCCGGCCGTTCCTGCCGTGGCTCGGCTGGCCGATGCTGGTCCTGGTGCTGGCGAGCCAGGCGCTGCGCTGGTGGTGCATCGGGACGCTCGGCCCGCGCTGGAACACGCGCGTCATCGTCGTGCCGGGCCTGCCGCTCGTGGATCGCGGCCCCTACCGCTGGCTGCGCCACCCGAACTACGTCGCCGTCGTCGTGGAGGGGTTCGCCCTCCCGCTCGTGCACACCGCGTGGATCACCGCGCTCGCGTTCACGGTGCTGAACGCGGTGCTGCTGCTGGGCTTCCGGCTCCCGTGCGAGAACCGGGCGCTCGCCTCCACCGCCGCCGCGTCCTCGGCGTCGTCCACCTCCTCCGCCCCCGCATGACGACGGCCGGGCTCGTCGTGGTCGGCGGCGGCCCGATCGGGCTGGCGTGCGCGATCGAGGCGCGGCTCGCCGGCATGGAGGTCGTGGTGGTCGAGCCGCGCGACGATCCGATCGACAAGGCCTGCGGCGAGGGGCTGATGCCGGGCGCCCTCGCGGCCCTCCACCGCATCGGCGTCGACCCTCCCGGCCACAACCTCGCCGGGATCGCCTACCTGGACGGCTCCCGCCGCGTCGAGCACCGCTTCACCGAGCGCCCGGGGCGGGGCGTCCGCCGCACGGTGCTCCACCGCGAACTGGCCCGCCGCGCCGCCGAGCTGAACACGCCCGTCATCCGCGGACGCGTCGACGGCCTGACGCAGCGCAGGGACGGTGTGGAGCTGCGCCTCGCCGCCGGGGACACGATCGACTCTCCCTGGGTGATCGCCGCCGACGGCCTCCACTCCCCCGTCCGGCGGCTGCTCGGCCTGGACGGGCGCGCGCAGCACCCCGTCCGCCGCCGATACGGGCTCCGCCGCCACTACGCGATCGCACCGTGGACGGATCTGGTCGAAGTCCACTGGTCCGCGATGGTGGAGGCCTACGTGACACCCGTCGACGACGGCACCGTCGGGGTGGCCGTCCTCGGCCCGCGGCCGCTCGACCAGGAGGCCGCGATCGCCACGATCCCGGAGCTCGCCGAGCGCCTGGCGGGCGCGGAGGCGGTGACGGACGCGCGCGGCGCCGGCCCCCTCCTGCAGCGCTCGCGCTCCCGTGCCTCGGGCCGCGTCCTCCTCGCCGGGGACGCCTCCGGGTACGTGGACGCCCTCACCGGAGAGGGGATGCGGGTGGGTTTCGCACAGGCGCGCGCGGCTGTCGCCGCTGTGCGGGCGGGCGACACGGAACAGTACGAGCGTGCCTGGCGCGCGACGACGCGGGACTTCCGGATGCTGACGACGGGCCTGGTCGTCGCCGCCCGGTCGCGGTTCCGTCCCCGGATCGTGCCGACCGCGACGGCGCGGCCGCAACTCTTCGGCGCGATCGTGGAGCGCCTCTCGCGGTGACGGAGGGCGGCGTGCGCGCTGCCTGCTCGGCCTGTGGCGTGGCCTTCCTTCGCCGCCCAGGTCATTCGCTGGCTTCACTTCCCATCATCACGTAGTATGTTGCCGGTAGATGACACATGCGGTATTTTGCGAGGTGCGTTCGTGACTCTTCAAGACCTCTCCCCGGCATCCACGGACGCTCCGACCGAGCCAGCACGCGCGGAGGAGAGCCCCGATGAGGCTGAAGCGCAACTGACCGCCGTCGCCGGCACCCGGACCGCGGCCCGGCGGACGACGGTCACCTTCTATCTGTCCGAGACCCTCCGCAACCGCGCCCGGGCCGCCTACCGCTCGACGTCCTTCGAGGAGAAGGACAGCAGCTGGTCCGAGATGCTGAACAAGGCGCTGATCGCGGAGGTCGAGCGACGGGAGGCGGAGTACAACCGTGGCGAGATGTTCGCGGCGAGCGAGGCTCCGC is a window from the Leifsonia shinshuensis genome containing:
- a CDS encoding sugar kinase is translated as MAAPAPLVTIGEAMVVLYPDHHLPLAEAHSFGSDVGGAEFNVATTLARLGLPTAWVSRLGVDGFGDRVLAVAREAGVDVSGVDRDPARPTGLYVKEPVAGPTGVRTRMHYYRSWSAASALDLAQLRSTATAALLGGAAIVHTSGITPALSASTAELAANLRSLVGPDTLISVDLNLRPALWSGGDRAALDSLVGQADLLFAGHEEAETHFGHADPDRLFAALPRLRTLVLKDEERRASAYRRDGGETHVPCLTVEVVEPVGAGDAFAAGFLTGLAEGRDDTAALRLGHALASLTLIGHGDRPLTVPSRGERDAIADAPDEVWERWRVHPGDIPWHEQRLDAAP
- a CDS encoding IclR family transcriptional regulator; protein product: MSQSVARALDLLDLLSRGVRTLDALSAELGVHKSTVLRLLQTLESRGFAAHDTEHRYRVGPAVFALASDALDAVDVRAAAAPILRALAADTGQTVHLATYQDGVVTYIDKVESRQGLRMYSRIGLPAAIHATAVGKVLLGGLEPSERERVAAGLDLHPFTSRTHTTAAALLADVAVSSERGWAEDHEEHETFMNCVGAPVHGPDGRVAAAVSISVPNVVLPHDGVLALLPALLDATARISAELGARTARPSAPVPVSTVPPLKETP
- a CDS encoding RidA family protein, whose protein sequence is MTDRIAVTTPDAPAPAHTFSQGVRRGPFVQVSGQGPVDPGTNEYLHPGDVKAQTERTLRNVEAILAAAGAGFDDVMMLRVYLTTRDDFAAMNEAYGEFLSTRVPSGVLPARTTVFTGLPRAEMLVEIDAFAVVG
- a CDS encoding type III polyketide synthase, producing MSRIVAVAPVLPARSYSQGEITAALLAMITSDPQRQAVMRRIHASSGVETRSLVMPLERYSSLASFRESNDFFIAEGTTLAERAVTQALATAGLRATDVDYLLFTSVTGIAAPSIDAQLVQRLGMRPDVKRLPSFGLGCVAGAAGIARVHDYLAGHPGEIAVLLSVELCSLTVQARDDSMANIVASGLFGDGAAAVVMAGDDRARELGLPGPEVVDTRSRIYPDTEDVIGWDIGGTGFRIVLSAGVPEVIDRNFAGDARGLLAEHGLEVSDVSAWAAHPGGPKVLEAFARSLDLPPDALEASWRSLARVGNLSSAAVLHVLAEQLDAHPAGTVGLLFALGPGVTSELVLLRWAAGAEGASVAGAAA
- a CDS encoding isoprenylcysteine carboxyl methyltransferase family protein; amino-acid sequence: MIWYTVLILATGAERIAELVVSTRNARWSFARGGVEYGRAHFPPMVALHTGLLLACLAEVWLLGRPFLPWLGWPMLVLVLASQALRWWCIGTLGPRWNTRVIVVPGLPLVDRGPYRWLRHPNYVAVVVEGFALPLVHTAWITALAFTVLNAVLLLGFRLPCENRALASTAAASSASSTSSAPA
- a CDS encoding NAD(P)/FAD-dependent oxidoreductase, with the protein product MTTAGLVVVGGGPIGLACAIEARLAGMEVVVVEPRDDPIDKACGEGLMPGALAALHRIGVDPPGHNLAGIAYLDGSRRVEHRFTERPGRGVRRTVLHRELARRAAELNTPVIRGRVDGLTQRRDGVELRLAAGDTIDSPWVIAADGLHSPVRRLLGLDGRAQHPVRRRYGLRRHYAIAPWTDLVEVHWSAMVEAYVTPVDDGTVGVAVLGPRPLDQEAAIATIPELAERLAGAEAVTDARGAGPLLQRSRSRASGRVLLAGDASGYVDALTGEGMRVGFAQARAAVAAVRAGDTEQYERAWRATTRDFRMLTTGLVVAARSRFRPRIVPTATARPQLFGAIVERLSR
- a CDS encoding ParB family protein is translated as MTLQDLSPASTDAPTEPARAEESPDEAEAQLTAVAGTRTAARRTTVTFYLSETLRNRARAAYRSTSFEEKDSSWSEMLNKALIAEVERREAEYNRGEMFAASEAPLTPGRPIGF